A genomic stretch from Edaphobacter aggregans includes:
- a CDS encoding M48 family metallopeptidase → MRQAMRGAWLVLGAVLLVGASTQSAWARFQPQSCKNSFTEQQEITEGGKVAAEVFKQMPVLPDSSPVSQYVRQLGAKLVAVAPGYKWPYNFHVVASEEINAFALPGGAMFVNLGTIQAAETEAQLAGVMAHEISHVVMRHSTCNLTKQQTIGTWAGLGQMVAGIALGNGALGSMANQGIGMVTGLGFLRMSRDYEKQADLLGAGILYDAGYDPRGLPQFFETIQAKYGEGGAQIFSDHPNPGNRTQYVNAEIATFPPRPNPTVTSPEFTKIRALAAKEKTYNAKEVQTGGWRQTGKYALVAGGPAQVIPAAPAGRGQGGAVGVRLSQSALGLNDRMVAYQGAGFSVSYPSSWQKGEGQNGSVAFVPPNGSGQSGIAYGALIDSVRFKTAITDANTLAQATSAVAQQMSQQNGGMQQASQLVAVTVGGQPGNAVELRGRSPVADGGSALVERDWLVTVVRPDGSLSYMVFVAPEPDFAALKPVFSTMVQSFRVR, encoded by the coding sequence ATGAGGCAGGCGATGCGAGGGGCATGGTTGGTTCTGGGCGCGGTCCTTCTGGTGGGAGCATCGACGCAGTCGGCGTGGGCGCGATTTCAGCCGCAGAGCTGCAAAAATTCGTTTACCGAGCAGCAGGAGATTACCGAAGGCGGAAAGGTGGCGGCAGAGGTCTTCAAGCAGATGCCGGTGTTGCCGGATAGCTCGCCTGTATCGCAGTATGTGCGGCAGCTTGGGGCGAAGCTCGTGGCTGTCGCGCCGGGATACAAGTGGCCTTACAACTTTCACGTCGTAGCGAGTGAGGAGATCAATGCGTTTGCGCTGCCGGGTGGGGCGATGTTTGTGAACCTGGGGACGATTCAGGCAGCCGAGACCGAGGCGCAGTTGGCCGGGGTGATGGCGCATGAGATCTCGCACGTGGTGATGCGGCACTCGACCTGCAACCTGACTAAGCAGCAGACGATCGGGACATGGGCCGGGCTGGGGCAGATGGTGGCGGGGATCGCCCTGGGGAATGGCGCGCTAGGCTCAATGGCGAATCAGGGGATCGGGATGGTGACGGGGCTCGGTTTTTTGAGGATGTCGCGAGATTACGAGAAGCAAGCCGATCTGCTGGGCGCCGGAATTTTGTATGACGCGGGCTATGATCCGCGAGGGCTGCCGCAGTTCTTCGAGACGATTCAGGCGAAGTATGGCGAGGGTGGGGCACAGATCTTCAGCGATCATCCGAATCCGGGCAACAGAACGCAGTATGTGAATGCGGAGATCGCGACGTTTCCTCCGCGGCCGAATCCGACTGTGACCTCGCCGGAGTTTACGAAGATTCGGGCACTGGCGGCCAAGGAGAAGACCTACAACGCCAAGGAGGTTCAGACGGGGGGGTGGCGTCAGACAGGGAAGTATGCGCTGGTAGCTGGCGGGCCTGCGCAGGTGATTCCGGCGGCTCCTGCAGGTCGTGGGCAGGGTGGGGCTGTGGGTGTGAGGCTAAGCCAGAGTGCGCTGGGACTCAATGACCGGATGGTTGCGTATCAGGGGGCTGGGTTTTCGGTGAGCTATCCGTCGAGCTGGCAGAAGGGCGAAGGGCAGAACGGCAGCGTGGCGTTTGTGCCGCCGAATGGATCGGGGCAGTCGGGAATTGCGTATGGAGCGCTGATCGATTCGGTAAGGTTTAAGACTGCGATAACGGATGCGAATACGTTGGCGCAGGCGACCTCGGCGGTGGCGCAGCAGATGAGTCAGCAGAACGGTGGAATGCAGCAGGCTAGCCAACTAGTGGCGGTCACGGTTGGAGGGCAACCGGGGAATGCTGTGGAGTTGCGAGGCCGGTCGCCGGTTGCGGATGGCGGATCGGCGTTGGTGGAACGGGACTGGCTGGTGACGGTGGTGCGTCCTGACGGGAGCTTGAGCTACATGGTGTTTGTAGCGCCGGAGCCGGACTTCGCCGCGTTGAAGCCGGTGTTTTCGACGATGGTGCAGAGTTTCCGCGTGCGTTAG
- a CDS encoding ethanolamine ammonia-lyase subunit EutB, with amino-acid sequence MPLHHTIDGITYTFRDLKDLLAKATPARAGDELAGIAARSSVERVAAQMTLADLPLTAFLNEAVIPYETDEITRLIFDTHDPSAFAPIASLTVGGLRDKLLSYDSTTESLTALAPGLTPEMAAAVSKLMRVQDLIAVARKIRVVTRFRTTVGLPGRLSTRLQPNHPTDDPIGIAASIIDGLLLGSGDAVIGINPVADNVASTISLLRLIDSVRERYSIPTQSCVLAHITTQLAALEQGAPIDLVFQSVAGTERANTSFGINLALLDEAHHAARELHRGTVGDNVMYFETGQGSALSANAHHGVDQQTCEARAYAVARRFSPMLVNTVVGFIGPEYLYDGKQILRAGLEDHFCGKLLGLPMGCDVCYTNHAEADQDDMDTLLTLLGAAGVNYIMGVPGADDVMLQYQSTSFHDALYLRSTLGLRPAPEFEAWLRSDIPGQLPLPTQMQLTSEN; translated from the coding sequence GTGCCTCTGCACCACACCATCGACGGCATCACCTACACCTTCCGTGACCTCAAAGACCTGCTCGCTAAAGCGACACCCGCTCGCGCTGGCGACGAACTCGCTGGCATCGCCGCCCGCAGCTCCGTCGAACGCGTCGCCGCCCAGATGACCCTGGCGGACCTTCCTCTCACTGCCTTTCTCAACGAGGCCGTCATTCCCTACGAGACCGACGAAATCACGCGCCTTATCTTCGACACCCACGATCCCTCCGCCTTCGCGCCCATCGCCAGCCTCACCGTTGGCGGCCTCCGCGACAAACTACTCTCCTACGACTCCACCACCGAATCCCTCACCGCTCTCGCCCCCGGCCTCACTCCTGAGATGGCCGCCGCAGTGTCCAAGCTCATGCGCGTACAAGACCTCATCGCTGTAGCACGTAAGATTCGCGTCGTCACCCGTTTTCGCACCACCGTCGGCCTACCCGGACGCCTATCCACACGCCTCCAACCCAACCACCCCACTGACGACCCCATCGGCATCGCCGCTTCCATCATCGACGGCCTGCTCCTCGGATCCGGCGACGCCGTTATTGGCATCAACCCCGTCGCCGACAACGTCGCCAGCACCATAAGCCTCCTCAGGCTCATCGACTCCGTTCGCGAACGCTACTCCATCCCAACACAGAGCTGCGTCCTCGCCCACATCACCACCCAACTTGCCGCGCTCGAACAAGGCGCACCGATCGACCTCGTCTTTCAATCCGTAGCCGGTACCGAGCGGGCCAACACCTCCTTCGGGATCAACCTCGCTCTCCTCGATGAAGCCCACCACGCTGCCCGCGAACTCCACCGAGGCACCGTCGGCGACAACGTCATGTACTTTGAAACCGGCCAAGGCAGCGCGCTCTCCGCGAATGCACATCACGGCGTCGACCAGCAGACCTGCGAGGCCCGAGCCTACGCCGTCGCACGTCGCTTTTCCCCCATGCTCGTCAACACGGTCGTCGGTTTCATCGGCCCGGAGTACCTTTATGACGGCAAACAGATCCTCCGCGCCGGCCTCGAAGACCACTTCTGCGGCAAACTCCTCGGCCTGCCCATGGGCTGCGACGTCTGCTACACCAATCACGCTGAGGCAGACCAAGACGACATGGACACGCTCCTCACGCTCCTTGGCGCAGCCGGCGTCAACTACATCATGGGCGTCCCCGGCGCCGACGATGTCATGCTCCAATATCAGAGCACCTCATTCCACGATGCCCTTTACCTTCGTTCCACCCTCGGTCTACGCCCGGCCCCCGAGTTCGAAGCGTGGCTCAGAAGCGACATTCCCGGCCAGCTTCCCCTGCCGACTCAAATGCAACTGACCTCTGAGAACTGA
- a CDS encoding alpha/beta hydrolase: MQHLRTIAFLALLAGITPLRAQTPQPATRPVRPTPPTRDPHTPGYVTATELPDGANAPANADGNFILGPTHTPSPDATQQPSVPQGTVSQFTMNSADSKLYPGIAREPDTFGTPDPADPAKLIVTTSHPAPYTRRVTVYVPKQYVPGTVAPFIIGADGPDRDLFTTLDNLIAQHRVPVMIAISISNGSGDAQGSERGLEYDTMSGRYAEFVETEVLPLVEKQYQVKLTKDPDGRATMGGSSGGSCALIMAWYHPELYHRVLTYSGTYVNQQWPSNPQTPHGAWEFHEHLIPNTPTKPLRIWMEVGDRDLLNPNVMNDHMHDWVVANENMARVLADKGYHYQFVFVRNAGHTDHTAKQQTLPEALEYLWQGYPIAGANTGSKN, encoded by the coding sequence ATGCAGCATCTCCGAACCATCGCATTTCTAGCCCTTCTAGCTGGCATAACTCCCCTAAGAGCCCAGACACCCCAACCCGCGACACGTCCGGTACGCCCAACCCCGCCCACCCGCGACCCCCACACCCCCGGCTACGTCACAGCCACCGAACTACCCGACGGCGCCAACGCTCCCGCAAACGCCGACGGCAACTTCATCCTGGGCCCCACCCACACCCCCTCACCCGACGCCACTCAGCAGCCGAGCGTGCCACAGGGAACCGTCTCCCAGTTCACCATGAACTCCGCCGACAGCAAGCTCTACCCCGGCATCGCCCGAGAGCCCGACACCTTCGGCACGCCCGATCCCGCCGACCCCGCAAAACTCATCGTCACCACCAGCCACCCCGCTCCCTACACCCGCCGCGTCACCGTCTATGTGCCCAAACAATATGTCCCTGGCACCGTCGCGCCCTTCATCATCGGAGCAGACGGCCCCGACCGCGATCTCTTCACCACCCTCGACAATCTCATAGCCCAGCACCGCGTCCCCGTCATGATCGCCATCTCCATCAGCAACGGCAGCGGCGACGCCCAGGGCAGCGAGCGCGGCCTCGAGTACGACACCATGTCAGGCCGCTATGCCGAGTTCGTCGAGACCGAAGTCCTCCCCCTCGTCGAAAAGCAATACCAGGTCAAACTGACCAAAGACCCCGACGGCCGCGCAACCATGGGCGGCAGCTCCGGAGGCTCCTGCGCCCTCATCATGGCCTGGTACCACCCCGAGCTATACCACCGCGTCCTCACCTACTCCGGCACCTACGTCAACCAGCAATGGCCCAGTAACCCACAGACGCCCCACGGCGCATGGGAGTTTCACGAACACCTCATCCCTAATACTCCCACTAAGCCGCTGCGAATCTGGATGGAGGTTGGCGACAGAGACCTCCTCAACCCCAATGTCATGAACGACCACATGCACGACTGGGTCGTCGCCAACGAGAACATGGCACGCGTGCTAGCCGACAAGGGCTACCACTACCAATTCGTCTTTGTCCGCAACGCTGGACACACCGACCACACCGCGAAACAACAAACCCTGCCCGAAGCCCTCGAATACCTATGGCAGGGCTATCCCATCGCCGGAGCGAATACAGGATCGAAGAATTAA
- a CDS encoding APC family permease yields the protein MDSSGVVANEKVAVVTASYGLRRGVLSPLETLAQSVSTMAPSTSPTLTIPLVFALAGNGTWLAYALAMAGIALMALCIAVFARDSASPGSLYVYTRETLPPAFAAVAAWALFFAYVMTAASVIGGFVSYAYVFLGRFGPHVSAGLLAAVCAGGAVWIAWRDVKISTQTMLWIEAVSVCLISLVVGILLWKHGLRIDEEQLRLRGVTPVGVRLGVMLALFSFVGFESATTLGAEAKEPLRTIPRAVLQSAALAGVFFIVCAYGEVLSFHGASPGLGESTAPMRFLSERAGVSIAGPVIDAGVLVSMFAGTLACVIAAARVLMLMAHNGLAHGRLAKTHAEKETPGAASVLAGVLAFVPVAVLVERGSSGADVYGWMGTLAVYGFLTAYALVAVALPVHLRRRGRLGVGGLVLSISATAATILAMVGTFFPVPPAPYRYLPYVYVAYLVGGMGWYVITRRRAVVA from the coding sequence ATGGACTCTTCTGGAGTTGTTGCTAACGAGAAGGTTGCGGTCGTCACGGCTTCTTATGGGTTGCGGCGGGGTGTTCTGTCACCGTTGGAGACACTGGCGCAGTCGGTCTCGACCATGGCGCCTAGTACTTCGCCTACGCTGACAATTCCTCTGGTGTTTGCGTTAGCGGGAAATGGCACGTGGCTGGCGTATGCGCTTGCCATGGCAGGGATTGCGTTGATGGCGTTGTGTATCGCGGTGTTTGCGCGGGACTCGGCATCGCCTGGGTCGCTGTATGTTTACACGCGCGAGACGCTGCCGCCGGCGTTTGCTGCGGTGGCTGCGTGGGCGCTGTTCTTCGCTTATGTGATGACGGCGGCTTCGGTGATTGGTGGATTTGTGAGCTATGCGTATGTGTTTCTGGGGAGGTTTGGGCCGCATGTTTCGGCGGGGCTGCTGGCGGCTGTGTGCGCGGGTGGGGCGGTGTGGATTGCGTGGCGGGATGTGAAGATTTCGACGCAGACGATGTTGTGGATTGAAGCGGTGTCGGTGTGCCTGATCAGTCTTGTGGTGGGGATTCTGCTTTGGAAGCATGGGCTGCGTATCGATGAGGAGCAGTTGCGGCTTCGCGGAGTGACGCCGGTGGGAGTGCGGCTGGGTGTGATGCTGGCGCTGTTTAGCTTTGTGGGCTTTGAGAGCGCGACGACGCTGGGGGCCGAGGCGAAGGAGCCGTTGAGGACGATTCCTCGTGCGGTGTTGCAAAGCGCGGCGCTGGCTGGGGTGTTCTTTATCGTCTGCGCGTATGGCGAGGTGCTGAGCTTTCATGGAGCGAGTCCGGGGTTGGGTGAGAGCACGGCTCCGATGCGGTTCTTGTCAGAGAGGGCTGGTGTGAGCATTGCGGGGCCGGTGATCGATGCGGGGGTTCTGGTGAGTATGTTCGCAGGCACGCTGGCCTGCGTGATTGCAGCGGCGCGGGTGTTGATGCTGATGGCGCACAATGGGCTGGCTCATGGCAGGCTTGCGAAGACTCATGCGGAGAAGGAGACTCCGGGGGCGGCTAGTGTGTTGGCTGGCGTGCTGGCGTTTGTTCCGGTTGCGGTTCTGGTGGAGCGGGGATCGAGCGGGGCCGATGTGTATGGATGGATGGGTACGCTGGCGGTGTATGGGTTTTTGACGGCCTATGCTTTAGTGGCGGTGGCGCTGCCTGTGCATCTGCGACGACGTGGGCGGTTGGGTGTTGGTGGGCTTGTGCTTTCGATCAGTGCGACGGCGGCTACGATTCTGGCTATGGTGGGAACGTTTTTTCCGGTGCCTCCTGCGCCGTATCGTTATCTGCCGTATGTGTATGTGGCGTATCTTGTCGGCGGGATGGGCTGGTATGTGATCACGCGGCGGCGTGCTGTGGTTGCTTGA
- the eutC gene encoding ethanolamine ammonia-lyase subunit EutC — MSDLIPTPRLNLRDFTPARVSLPKTGHSIVTTEVLNFQLAHAEARDAVHASFDLPAFERRLRDELPTLAEASIPVLQLQTNAPSRAAYLRQPILGRTLHPDSVAQLQPASPNLATDLAIVIADGLSALAIEHNAIPLLAHLLPQLLAAGWTIAPLTLVQQGRVGIGDPIGFHLGASLSLVLIGERPGLSSPDSLGAYLTWHPHPDRTDADRNCLSNIRDGGLSSKIAADRLLWYLQAARTRQITGTSLKEGSVELQATVTSAETNSANKV; from the coding sequence ATGTCCGATCTCATCCCCACTCCTCGTCTCAACCTTCGCGACTTCACTCCCGCCCGAGTATCTTTGCCCAAGACCGGCCATAGCATTGTCACGACGGAAGTACTTAACTTCCAACTCGCCCACGCTGAGGCCCGCGACGCCGTCCACGCTTCGTTCGATCTTCCGGCCTTCGAGCGGCGTCTCCGCGATGAACTCCCCACCCTCGCTGAAGCCTCCATCCCAGTCCTCCAACTCCAAACCAATGCCCCTAGCCGCGCTGCCTATCTCCGCCAACCAATTCTTGGACGGACCCTCCACCCCGACTCCGTTGCCCAGCTCCAACCCGCCTCACCAAACCTCGCTACCGACCTCGCTATCGTCATCGCCGATGGCCTCTCCGCTCTGGCCATCGAACACAATGCCATACCTTTGCTCGCACACCTTCTACCGCAGCTCCTCGCCGCAGGCTGGACTATCGCCCCACTCACTCTGGTGCAACAAGGCAGAGTCGGCATCGGCGATCCTATCGGCTTTCATCTCGGAGCCAGCCTCAGCCTAGTCCTCATCGGCGAACGCCCCGGCCTTTCCTCACCCGATTCGCTCGGAGCCTACCTCACCTGGCATCCTCATCCCGACCGCACCGACGCCGACCGCAACTGCCTATCCAACATCCGCGACGGCGGTCTCTCTTCAAAAATCGCCGCAGACCGTCTCCTCTGGTATCTCCAGGCTGCTCGCACAAGGCAGATCACCGGTACCTCACTCAAAGAAGGTTCCGTCGAGCTTCAGGCCACTGTCACATCTGCCGAGACTAACTCGGCAAATAAGGTATAA
- a CDS encoding dihydrofolate reductase family protein: protein MRKLIVFNHVSLDGYFVNASGDFTWAQDGNDDAEYSAFVAENASGGGQLLFGRVTYELMARYWPTPIADQHNPAVAAGMNSMSKVVFSRTLDQALWSNTRLVKGDLVSEIRKMKDETGPGMAILGSGSIVAQLAPENLIDEYQMMVDPVALGKGRTMFDGIKEKLNLRLTKTRTFGNGKVFLRYEPRV, encoded by the coding sequence ATGCGAAAGCTGATCGTTTTCAATCATGTATCGCTGGATGGATACTTTGTTAATGCGAGTGGTGACTTCACTTGGGCGCAAGACGGGAACGACGATGCGGAGTACTCGGCGTTTGTCGCAGAAAATGCAAGCGGCGGAGGCCAGTTATTATTCGGCAGGGTGACGTACGAGCTAATGGCGCGCTATTGGCCGACTCCAATTGCGGATCAACATAATCCCGCGGTGGCCGCGGGAATGAATAGCATGTCGAAGGTTGTTTTTTCGAGAACGCTGGATCAGGCACTATGGAGTAATACCCGGCTGGTGAAGGGAGATCTTGTTTCGGAGATTCGAAAGATGAAGGATGAAACTGGACCGGGCATGGCGATCCTGGGGAGCGGGAGCATTGTTGCGCAGTTGGCGCCGGAGAACCTGATCGACGAGTACCAGATGATGGTGGATCCGGTGGCCCTGGGCAAGGGGCGGACAATGTTTGATGGCATCAAAGAAAAGCTGAACCTAAGGCTGACAAAGACTCGGACATTCGGCAATGGCAAAGTTTTCCTGCGTTATGAGCCAAGGGTGTGA
- a CDS encoding amidase, protein MLERISPLTELRHALAAHTTPAEVATAATLKVNSNASRNTYIHFNQQELLQQAQSLAHTYANAARPPLYGVPVSLKDCFDLADTITTFGSRFYADHNLPATHDSAMAHRLRASGCLITGKTHLHPLAYGITGQNPDYGDCLQPRDSSLLTGGSSSGAAASVQEGSALAAIGTDTGGSIRVPAALCGLTGYRASHALASTTGQWPNAWTGAAHLAPSFDTVGFLLRDPRDAAAIANALFSVPFATAPSAPRIGCVPLSFLTDCESDVLAAFDAWRRQLTRAGASLAEFDTTSWNHSIEIFAPIQAHEAAAQHRGHYDQFEPIIAQRLHWGASLSDSDLAPLRQRLADFRSRMASAFDKFDFLMLPCAPVSRLVANQDQSSARQTILRYTIPFSLAGLPVVTLPAEIIGAAFGAGIQLAASPGNDGALLAYAATLAQALVDHPPSHA, encoded by the coding sequence ATGCTCGAACGAATCTCACCTCTCACCGAACTACGCCACGCGCTCGCTGCCCACACCACCCCTGCGGAGGTAGCAACTGCAGCAACACTGAAAGTGAACAGCAACGCCTCCCGCAACACGTACATTCACTTCAATCAACAGGAGCTTCTCCAACAGGCACAATCACTCGCCCACACGTACGCTAACGCTGCCAGGCCGCCGCTGTACGGTGTCCCCGTATCTCTAAAAGACTGCTTCGATCTTGCGGATACCATAACCACCTTCGGCTCTCGCTTCTATGCAGATCACAACCTGCCCGCCACACATGACTCCGCGATGGCCCACAGGCTGCGCGCATCCGGCTGCCTCATCACCGGCAAAACCCACCTTCATCCCCTCGCCTATGGCATCACTGGCCAAAACCCTGACTACGGAGACTGCCTTCAGCCCCGCGACTCTTCACTGCTCACCGGCGGCTCCTCCAGTGGCGCTGCCGCCAGCGTTCAGGAGGGCTCCGCCCTCGCAGCCATCGGTACCGACACCGGCGGATCCATTCGCGTCCCCGCCGCACTCTGCGGCCTGACTGGATACCGAGCCTCTCACGCCTTAGCCTCTACAACGGGCCAGTGGCCAAATGCCTGGACTGGCGCGGCGCATCTTGCACCATCCTTTGACACCGTCGGCTTTCTCCTACGCGACCCACGCGACGCCGCGGCTATCGCAAATGCTCTCTTCAGCGTCCCTTTCGCCACCGCACCATCAGCCCCGCGCATCGGCTGCGTGCCGTTGTCTTTTCTAACGGATTGCGAATCAGACGTACTTGCCGCCTTCGACGCATGGCGCCGGCAACTCACACGCGCAGGAGCCTCTCTCGCCGAATTCGACACAACAAGCTGGAATCATTCGATAGAAATCTTCGCGCCAATCCAGGCCCATGAGGCCGCCGCCCAGCACCGCGGCCACTATGACCAATTCGAACCCATAATCGCGCAGCGCCTACACTGGGGAGCCTCGCTCTCCGACTCCGATCTCGCACCCCTCCGTCAGCGCCTTGCGGACTTCCGTTCCCGCATGGCATCTGCGTTCGACAAATTCGATTTTCTGATGCTCCCCTGCGCCCCCGTCAGCCGTCTCGTCGCAAATCAGGACCAAAGCTCCGCACGTCAGACTATCCTCCGCTATACCATCCCCTTCAGTCTCGCAGGACTACCCGTCGTCACGCTGCCGGCGGAGATCATCGGCGCAGCATTCGGCGCCGGAATTCAGCTCGCTGCATCTCCCGGCAACGACGGCGCGCTGCTCGCATACGCCGCCACGCTGGCGCAGGCGCTGGTCGATCACCCACCGTCACACGCATGA
- a CDS encoding SRPBCC family protein produces MKSEANYGVEKATMKERSVIHSTFVIERSYPTTPQRVFAAFSDPSKKSRWFAEGGGSVMEEFEMDFRVGGVERTRFRFNEGPACTNETIYQDIVPNRRVVFAYTMALGDKRISSSQATVELLPAEKGTELIFTEQGAFFEGSDGPQIREEGWRQLFGQLASELES; encoded by the coding sequence GTGAAGTCAGAAGCAAACTATGGGGTTGAAAAAGCGACTATGAAAGAACGGAGCGTTATCCATAGCACCTTCGTTATCGAACGCAGTTATCCCACAACACCACAACGCGTGTTTGCTGCCTTCTCCGACCCGAGCAAGAAGAGCCGCTGGTTTGCTGAGGGTGGTGGATCCGTGATGGAAGAGTTCGAGATGGATTTTCGAGTCGGAGGTGTTGAGCGGACTCGGTTCCGCTTTAATGAAGGGCCTGCCTGCACAAACGAAACCATCTATCAGGACATTGTGCCTAATCGTCGCGTCGTGTTTGCCTACACGATGGCCCTCGGCGATAAGCGCATCTCATCCTCGCAGGCTACGGTGGAGTTGCTGCCGGCGGAAAAAGGGACCGAGCTCATCTTCACCGAGCAGGGAGCGTTCTTTGAGGGCTCGGATGGTCCTCAAATTCGTGAAGAAGGATGGCGTCAGCTATTTGGACAATTGGCAAGTGAACTGGAGAGCTAG
- a CDS encoding ArsR/SmtB family transcription factor, translated as MLSQRATIDRVFHALGDPTRRAIIEKLTEGPVSVSMLAKPLDITLAAVVQHLQILEKSGLVYTRKVGRIRTCRIEPRGLSVAEQWIGDRRSLWERRFNRLGDLLAEPDGK; from the coding sequence ATGCTTAGCCAGAGAGCCACGATTGACCGCGTCTTTCACGCACTTGGCGATCCCACGCGACGTGCCATTATCGAAAAACTGACTGAAGGGCCTGTTTCGGTCTCGATGCTGGCAAAGCCGCTTGATATCACTCTGGCCGCTGTTGTTCAACACTTGCAGATCCTGGAAAAAAGCGGACTTGTCTACACGCGAAAGGTCGGGAGAATTCGCACCTGTCGCATCGAACCCAGGGGTCTTTCGGTGGCTGAGCAGTGGATCGGCGATCGTCGTTCGCTTTGGGAAAGACGGTTTAATCGATTGGGAGATTTGCTTGCCGAGCCAGATGGAAAATGA
- a CDS encoding S-adenosyl-l-methionine hydroxide adenosyltransferase family protein, with product MRRRDLFCGILLGALVSLSPCVALGQRDAKALRTIGFMTDFDVRDDAVGICKAVMEGVAPGVRIIDITHQVTPYEIAEGARFLAGSAPYFPDDAVFVVVVDPGVGSARKAIIAKSKKGQYFVLPDNGLLTLVQDRDGIVGAREIKNPEWMIGAKMSSTFHGRDIFSPAGAHLARGDDWTTAGPEVDVAKLVRLDIRSATVDAARLRGHVIGTDGPFGNLVLNVPAETFAQLGYGLGDVVPVEIGGKKYELPFVKTFSDVPVGKGLLYIDSRGRLSVGINQRNFAEINAVGAGAEVVIPRRR from the coding sequence TTGAGACGACGTGATTTGTTTTGCGGGATTTTGTTGGGGGCTTTGGTTTCGTTGTCTCCGTGTGTTGCGCTGGGGCAGCGGGATGCGAAGGCACTGCGAACGATTGGGTTTATGACGGACTTCGATGTTCGCGATGATGCGGTGGGGATATGCAAGGCTGTGATGGAGGGCGTGGCTCCGGGGGTGCGGATTATTGATATTACGCATCAGGTGACTCCGTACGAAATTGCAGAAGGGGCGCGGTTTCTGGCGGGGTCGGCTCCTTATTTTCCGGATGATGCTGTGTTTGTGGTTGTGGTGGATCCGGGGGTGGGGAGCGCGCGGAAGGCGATTATTGCGAAGTCGAAGAAGGGACAGTATTTTGTGCTGCCGGATAACGGGCTGTTGACGCTGGTGCAGGATCGGGATGGCATTGTGGGGGCGCGGGAGATCAAGAATCCCGAGTGGATGATTGGGGCGAAGATGTCGTCGACGTTTCATGGGCGGGATATTTTTTCGCCTGCAGGGGCGCATCTGGCTCGTGGGGATGATTGGACTACGGCGGGGCCGGAGGTGGATGTCGCGAAGCTGGTGCGGCTGGATATTCGGTCTGCAACAGTGGATGCTGCGAGGCTGCGTGGGCACGTGATCGGGACGGATGGGCCGTTTGGGAATCTGGTGCTGAACGTTCCGGCGGAGACGTTTGCGCAGCTTGGATATGGGCTGGGCGATGTGGTTCCAGTGGAGATTGGCGGGAAGAAGTATGAGCTTCCGTTTGTGAAGACGTTCAGCGATGTTCCGGTGGGAAAGGGGTTGCTGTATATCGATTCGCGTGGGCGGCTCAGTGTGGGGATTAATCAGCGGAACTTTGCGGAGATCAATGCGGTGGGCGCGGGGGCTGAGGTGGTGATTCCGAGGAGGCGGTAG
- a CDS encoding DUF4337 domain-containing protein, producing MEPSEVQEFAHKLQESGESGGESLKVISLAISILAVLVAMVTVLGHRAHTEAILMETRTSDQWNEYQAKKIRMDSLSVAIDLLSAQSGADSAAIQAKTAEYKTHIAKLKADLVEEQQKAHEYEESVTHAEAKAARFDLGEALLQIAVVLSSITLFTRNRTFFFVGLVLGAAGLLVAASVLLLH from the coding sequence ATGGAGCCCAGTGAAGTCCAGGAGTTCGCCCACAAGTTGCAGGAATCCGGTGAGTCAGGCGGCGAATCGCTCAAAGTCATCTCGCTTGCCATCTCTATCCTTGCCGTTCTCGTTGCCATGGTTACCGTTCTGGGCCACCGCGCCCACACCGAAGCCATCCTGATGGAGACCCGCACCAGCGATCAATGGAACGAATATCAGGCCAAGAAGATTCGCATGGACAGCCTCTCTGTCGCCATTGATCTTTTGTCCGCACAGTCTGGCGCCGATTCCGCTGCAATCCAAGCGAAGACCGCCGAATACAAAACCCACATAGCTAAGCTGAAGGCCGATCTCGTCGAGGAGCAGCAAAAAGCTCACGAATATGAGGAAAGCGTTACCCATGCGGAAGCCAAAGCCGCGCGCTTCGATCTGGGCGAAGCCCTCCTTCAGATCGCCGTCGTTCTCTCCTCTATCACTCTCTTCACCCGCAACAGAACGTTCTTCTTCGTCGGTCTGGTCCTCGGAGCAGCTGGGCTTCTCGTCGCCGCATCAGTCTTGCTCCTGCACTAA